TTGAGTTTAAATTAGCTCCAACATAAACTTTCCGTTCAGGCCAatgctcaaataatatcacagccTCAAGTTCTTCgatggttgttttgatattttcattctcctcAGGTTCTTGAATTATATCAGGTCTTGAGTCTAAATCTATTTTCTCTTGCTCAGTTGAGGTTTGATTGCTGgcaccttcaactgtttcctgtaattgctatttttcttgttttacGGTGCTCGTATTTGTTACAGCGTTGATACTCCTGGTTGTTTGCTGATCCCCTCGAATTTGACAAATCCCCCACGGTGACGGAAATTTAACaacctgatgtagagttgatggaacAACATCTATATCATTGTTCCAAGGCCTCCCCATGAttatattgtaggccatttccatatcaactacctgaaatttagtttctttaacaacacctgcagcaaaagttgttagaattacctctccttttgttaccacacttgaattgtcgaagcctgacaaggtatgcgccttgggtaccattttgtcttcagcttgcatttcacgtaatacccttagtagtataatatttacggaactccctagatcaatcaaaactcgttttacattagtatcatgtacaagtaaagatattaccagtgcgtcattatgtggaaTTATCACTCTTTCGGTATCTGCATCATTGaatgaaatactttcattttctaaaacctgCCGTACCCGTTTCCTGTGTGTAATTGTTACTTTAGAAATCTTGTTGGAAGCTGTGTAGGTTATGccatgaatatcttctcccccacttatcacattcactATTCTCTTGGGTGAATGAGGCTTTGGTGGCTCTTGtctatttttcatataggttTGTTTACTtttttcactaaataactcagtgaggtacccttgcttcaatagataatccacttcactctgcaagaatctacattctgatgttttgtgcccgtgatcattgtggaattcacaccaatgatctggattgcgtctatttgggtttgaccgcatctcttttttccatcgtaccttatctcccaagcttctcaaaacagccacgagctcggaggtagtgacgttaaagttatatccgccgaaccgtgcctttaaacttctgtcatcatctcgtgactcttgtTTGTTCCGATCATTTctgaatcttgatgaagaaccagagtccctattcctcgatttttgatcatattgatggctatcttgttttgactgtgagtcttttcctgcaggtcccatatatggatcgtacctctttttacctgatcttttttcggtttctgatcttctggaaccgcccctttcttcatgatgaaacttaggtacggtatcttcttcaattcgcagcttcgtactgtacctgttgtaaacatcattccacgtggttgcagggaattctcgaaggctttctttgagtcttctcgtggcttcggcttcaacttttgtcatttaaattacttgcaaaagctattgcaGCCCAGTTGTTAGGTACacggggtagagtcattctttcatgctggaatctatcaacaaagtctCTGAGCAATTCTGAATCCTCttatttgattttgaaaatatcttccattcttttctcaactttttgagctcccgaatgtgctttaataaaagaatttgcaagctcaacaaaagaatttatagaattttcagataaaagagaataccaggttaatgcacccttggtgagtgtttctccgaatttcttgaccagtactgattcaatttcttgtttggtcaagtcgttgacTTTCACGCCtattgtaaatgcagtcacgtgggtctgtagtaccatcatatttcggggtgtcatgcattttgaactttttcggaattggaaggggagcagcacttggcttccaaggttgttgtgagtatttatccatgtctactccttttattacaggcggaaccagggatttgctcaatacgctcattttgttccttaatctgtttctgcaaggttagtactaaattttgcaaataggaaTTATCTGAATTACCTGGTCtcccttcctgtggttcactggtggttccttcatttccagaattaacaagaccagaaagaggattctccaatgtattattattaggagttggtgtgggtggtgcagcaggcaatcgactaactagagcctgaagagctttgccgacctgtgcatcaattagcttttgtaaagcttcatttgTACCTCTTTcaaagtgttcagattgttcttgttgatcagcacgggattccggagcaggagtgccttcacgagattgacgtggtgaatccggaggggagggaaccacgtTAATGTTCGGTTGGTcaccttgattttgatggatttgattttcatggttttCCAATGGGTTAtcactgttattgttgttgttgtttgacatgttgATAAAAGACGAATAAAACGTAGCttcaaagaaaagattatcagttttccggtaacggaaccaatttgtttaaccaaaaagatgattctttggtcaaagctaaagacAAATAAAAATTCgggctactgataatcaggagaggaaaaagaaataatagactttttgagaatgacaaataagcaatagataagtttgtattttaaTGTAATGTTGATGGTATCCTCTGTCTTTACAAATGATCTGAcctcctccttttatagttgatccTAAATAAAGGAGTAATACCTTAGCCTTAATgagacaattatgagcaataaatgacattaaataagacgttacacaatcattcctatttaataccaattctctaacgtattggatatttaatattgaatttggactcctttttgtcatcatatccatgtcttcaatgccttctgatctcttggttttaaatgacctaaataggtacgaagcttgtattattcgaattgcctctcgtgcctatttagctttcctttccccgtatctgttgtCACTCGTGCCTCTTAACTGATTATCATGTTTTGACAATTTGACCAGTTCTCGTGTCATGCCACGTCATCttcaatgtaaattcagttttttcccaatacaggcgccccatgcaatttttacgttCGAATCCCATATCTTATGTTGTAATACTAGGTGTGAGGTATTTCAACCTTTGTAATTATCTGCAATCGTCTTATGGAATCATATAGtacttcctccgtttcaatttatgtgaacatgtttgactaagcacggagtttaagaaaaaatgaagacttttgaaacttgtggtcctaaataagtcaaaaaggggcccagTGTATTTGTGCGGTTATAAaatcttctcattaagggtagaattgtaaattgatttcaaatttagaaaggggtcattctttttggaacgaaccaaaaaggaaataggttcacataaactggaacggagggagtatatgaaTAAAAAATTTGTGGTCGAAATTAACCCTTCGATATTTTTAActgaaaaaaagaagtaaaacaaAAGGACAATCCTAATCATGCATGCAAGTTATAAAAGGGAAACATCAATTTTATTAGTTACGTGCTTAacaaactacaaaaaaaaaataaataaataaataaaaaaaaaaaacatgcttaACAAACTGAATTACAAACTTACAACAAAATAAAGGTTTACACTATAAGATACATATTTCACGAACTAATCAAATAGAGAAAAATTACTCACTGCAAGCAGAGGTCTATTAGACAAAACAATacgaaaaactaaaattttgcaaGGGAAATAGCTTATTAAAATTCCTCTTTAGTTTGTAATAGCGCAATGTTTTCTGATTTCACCTGATTTCCCTGTAAGGACTCCAATTTTGCCCATATTTACCATTGATACTCCAAAATCCTTAAAGAAAGTTGATCCACGGGAATTTAATTGGGACAAGACATAAGCTTTTGTTTGACTATCAGTGAGAAGAGCTGCATCAGATACGAACAATCCTCTTCTTTTGCTAACCATAGTGTAATAATCAGTGTCAAAACTTTTTGCACTTCCAGGGTCCATTTCAACAGTGGTGGTCACATCATTTGGCTTACATTTGGTCTTCAATTGGCCTATGTAGTTTTGATCCATATTTGGGTCTGTATCACCTTTACCAGTAAAATTATACAAACGACTTCCGAAAGAAAAGCAATGTGATACCCCAAGAGTGTGGCCACCTATACGTGAAatacaataaataaggaaaaagaaaaaattaagaaaaggATATAGGGACAATAGCTTTTTTGGTCCCTCATTTATTAGCAAAATCTAGTATTGTTTCTTTTGATATGTGATTGAGCATATATaacctttaatttatttaaaaattatggCATTATGGTccctttatataaaaaaaatatgttacaTTTAGACTATTTCAAGAATTATATATTACCTCAGATATGAAGTAACGATATAAATTTAATATAACACATGGGTGATCAATTGGTATAATGGTTTATAATTCGTTATGTTTACAAAGATTTACATGTAGATGGATCAAAGAGCATATTTTAATTAACTAACGATTCAATGTGTTTAGTATATGTCATATATCACAAATACCAGAATTACAATATATCAATATTTGATAGGCTTAAAGTGCAAACTTTCCAAGAATAGAAATGCTAAGGATTATTGTTTCTTGATCTTTAACTCTTCCGGATGCAGTAATTTTACTATTTTACTTCTGACGCAAATCATAAATTTACGTAAAAATAGTACGGGCTAGCAAATTTTCGGACtaatcattcaaaaatagccagcgtttgcaaagtcattgaaaaatagtcactattttgctgcaacacggaatcggtgcacctgtgtatgaacttccagcatattatgctggaattccaacacgcgaaaagttccagtataatataccggagattggagcaccagtgctccaatgtgcaatatattatgctggaccggtatattatactggagtatttttccgaTCTTTAAACAACATTTTCTTTCAGATTTATGtttacatgaaaaatgactaGATTTCGATTActttttgaaactgtggctatttttaaatttcttccttaatttacCTGATAGAACAACAATGTCTTTTACACTTAGGCCCAAAGCGCCAAATGATGATTTTAAAGTAGCAAAGTTGTCAAAAGGATTTGGCAGGTTTCTTATGGCTTCTAAGAGAATTGAAACTCTTCCATCTCTTCTTCCCAATTCTACTTGCCAAGTTGGTCCATTAATCTGCAGCAACCCATAATGTGTTTAGAAAAATATTATATGCCTCGGAACTTCAttgaaataacaaaaataataactaTGCCTCAGTCCCAATTAGTAAGTTGAAATCGGcgatatcatgaatcctcattccTTTCGTTTAGCTCAACTCATCGTCATTATTActagaataaaataaaagtacTCGAACTTCATTGAAATGCTAATTATAAATGGATTGTATGTAATTGGTTACCAGTGAAACAGCATCACGAGCTACCAAGGCTAAAATATCAGCGCATGAGACAATGCCAGGACATTGTTTTTCTAAAGCAGATTTAGCAGCATCAATCACTTGGAAGCCTCTTAGGCTTTGATTTGGAATTGCATCTTTCTCAGTTTGATTGCCTTTTGTTGAATTAAGTAGCACTGAACCATCACATCCCTataacaaaatataaataaaaactcaTAAAACTTGTCTATTTAGAACTTTGTTAATTAGATGACGATGTTCAATTAGAGGGATtcatcaccattctatatcagtaaaatcacaaaattatctTTTTAGCTACATTATACTATTGAACTTTACTTaaccataataataaagtcacaaAAATTTTAATTACCACCTGTAATGATAAAACCGACCCATATCAAGGTGAATTTACTATTATTGTGAGTAAAATTTTACAAACTTGTTATTATAGTGGATAAAATTTAATTACTGTGAATGATATATTAGTTTCGAGAGGCTTTCAATAGTGGACAAAGTTTAGTTACTTTATATGATAAATTTAGTTTCGAGAGACTTTCTACTATTTCAGTGACCATATATAAACTTTATCCTATTGTAGTACTGCATTCAtcgtgaaaaaaaaaattcaaatatacaTATACAGAGATGATAAGTAACGCATTAAATCACTTGCTTACCCTAACAAAACAATCATGAAAATGCATTCTCAACAATGGGGCAGCCAAAGTAGGAGTACGAGAAACAAAGTCAGTTGTTGCCTTTTTGACAATTGCTTCTACATTTGGACATGTTTTCTTGTAAAACCCTACTTGCAAGCTTTGTGAATTAGCAAGCCCGAAGGCAAATGCAAGAGAAAGAatgaaaactaaaagaaattttAAGGTTGCCATTTTTTTTAACTTGCTtgtttgattactgatgattcTAAAACAAATATATGGCCTTTTAAATTGGAAGAATATTTGGTGATATATCAGTCCTTTGATTTCGTAAGCTGGTATTTTTGAAGTTGATTATAATAATTGGCAGTTAGCACCTGCCCATGCGAAGCAaatttttaatgtatttattatTGCTAATATATGCAAAATAGACCGTCAAACAACTCCCAAGAAACACAAAGAAAAGAACATCAAGGAAAGAAAGACAATGGAGAGCTCAACTTATGAAATAGAtaggttttttttttgtgtggtaattatatatatatagtcaaagCATAACTTAGCATTAAAACATCAAATTCGAttagcattatatatatatatatatatatatatatatatatatatatatatatatatatatatatatatatataatttgtactaaccaaatgaccccttaaagTTTAAACATTTCCCCCTCCGCCCCTCTCCTTGTGTCggtaaaatgaaaataaaattccTGTTCTCTTCTTCATTACAATTGTTGTGGAGAAAATTGACCTTCTTATAGTGACAAATAAACTTCTTTTTTGGTGAATTTGGTAGAAATAATAGTAATAGATTCAATTTATGAAACAGATAGAgaaataaataagaaagaaatgtgTGATCACATGCATATTTATAAGCTTGATATTCAGCCAATCGAATACAAGTGTTGACCTTTCTCTAAATTAATTCTTCTTTTATTATAGATGCATTAGGAATCTGCACGCGtccaaacaacaataacatattCAGTGTGATCTTATAAGTGAAGTCTCGGAAGGATATGGTGTACACAGACCTTATTCCTGTCTGGGAAGATAGAATGTACACAAACCTTACCTCTGCCTTTTGAAAGATACAAAAACTATTTTAAATAtactctcggctcaagaaaagcGCCGGTCACTATGCAAACATAAAATGTTagccatatatataaatatcttttGATTGATTTACAAAACCGACTTGCTGTTAGACAGTCTCCACTGCTTATCAGTATTTTATTCACATATCATAAGAACATGAAAAGGCAGGTTAAACAGCTTTTAGATTTTAATATGAACATGAAGATCCATCAACCATTTATTATTAGATAATGAAGAATATTCATAAATCACTGTAGTTTAGAGCCTAGTAAGTAGTAATTATAGTTTGCTTAATTATTGTTTGTAGCTACTATTCAATTGTTAGTTGCTTGAAGTATTTGTATTTAAACGTGTAACTAATACAACTTGTGTCAACTGTATTCGTTCATGCAGCGAACATAACCTGTATCAACTGTATTCGTTCGCACAACCAATACAATTTATATTGACTGTAACCAAGGCGAAATACAAGGGTGCATACAAAGGACACAACTTATATCGACTGTATACATGGACGTATACAAAGGATACAACTTGTATCGACTATATTCGTTGAACTAAGGCAGAATacagaaatacaaaaaaataaaatgcttTTGTTGAAAGTCGCACTCAAGACCTCTGCCAGCTAAACAGGCACTCTAAACAATAGAGCCAGAAGAGCTTGTTGTTCTCTTATTTCAGTTCAAAACAATTAATCTCTTATTTCATAGATTTGCTATAAACTTCAAATATAACTACGAATGGTAAATTTGCTGCAATATAGCTACGAATATTAAATACAGTATAAATATTTTATGTGTCGCGCAATTTTCCCTTATATAATTACTATACAGCCCAACAAAGGCCACAACAAAAAACAAcactagtttttttaaaaaaatttagctAATATATTGTAtaataatcaatgtataatcatTATTTTTAGTATGTAAACATTATACACTTGATTATGCGTGTTATAAACTAAATATATAACGACAACGGAAACTGTTGCGGCTACTCAGATGAAAATATATTTTGGAAAACTACCAGCTATGTTCATTTATAAGTAACTTATTATAAAAATTGaccaatttataaaatattactaatattatcCAATTAACTATTTGTAGCCAAAAAAAggttaaatttctattttcttttgagtgagtgttattagaatagattgggtataTCTTAAGGatcttgaatctcagttttgagATGATTTGACGGAGTTTTAAGGTGGTTTgtttgaaaattcgaagtagaagatgaacatgaaaaaaatgatatgtgtatcacactatgtatcatttgtgtatcacatatgtatcatatttgtattaaatgtgtatcacatgtatattcaTATATACCTATGTGTGAGATACACGCCTGATACT
Above is a window of Nicotiana tabacum cultivar K326 chromosome 8, ASM71507v2, whole genome shotgun sequence DNA encoding:
- the LOC107809481 gene encoding peroxidase 27-like, which gives rise to MATLKFLLVFILSLAFAFGLANSQSLQVGFYKKTCPNVEAIVKKATTDFVSRTPTLAAPLLRMHFHDCFVRGCDGSVLLNSTKGNQTEKDAIPNQSLRGFQVIDAAKSALEKQCPGIVSCADILALVARDAVSLINGPTWQVELGRRDGRVSILLEAIRNLPNPFDNFATLKSSFGALGLSVKDIVVLSGGHTLGVSHCFSFGSRLYNFTGKGDTDPNMDQNYIGQLKTKCKPNDVTTTVEMDPGSAKSFDTDYYTMVSKRRGLFVSDAALLTDSQTKAYVLSQLNSRGSTFFKDFGVSMVNMGKIGVLTGKSGEIRKHCAITN